The following proteins are encoded in a genomic region of Syntrophotaleaceae bacterium:
- a CDS encoding phosphatase domain-containing protein: MAEILSDENYNGRPQHPPFADVLLARTIRRLKQAFGVLRPFYVSAFHGYGCDDSIILQGRVVERLEIGSSKKDDPWWRNLRNMIRVFLRARAEKALLTATIQGQSVAITTDEIGYFRKEVPLREKLDRPGWVDVHFDLQRIPGYREISRQGGKILSIPTSTRRSPGIISDIDDTIVETFATDLLMTARLTFINNSTTRTAVDGMAELYNAIIRSTSALSPVFYITSSSWSLYHLWTEFLDLQKFPQGPLLMQKIGLANNKLIRKGHHHKIEKIETVLRMTKDLPFFLIGDNGQADRQIYFDIASRHPHRVAAVCIRVAREKAKPFTADYASIGVPYFEFENGFSLREKLVAKGLIAG; this comes from the coding sequence TTGGCAGAAATTTTATCGGATGAAAATTATAATGGCCGCCCTCAGCATCCGCCTTTCGCAGATGTGCTCCTGGCCCGAACCATTCGCCGGCTGAAACAGGCTTTCGGCGTTCTGCGGCCTTTTTATGTATCGGCATTTCACGGTTACGGCTGCGACGATTCCATCATTCTGCAGGGCCGGGTGGTCGAACGTCTGGAAATCGGTTCATCCAAAAAGGATGATCCCTGGTGGAGAAACCTGCGCAACATGATCCGGGTCTTCCTCCGGGCCCGGGCCGAAAAGGCATTACTCACCGCGACCATTCAGGGCCAGTCAGTGGCAATAACTACCGATGAGATAGGCTACTTCCGCAAAGAGGTCCCGCTACGGGAAAAACTCGACCGTCCGGGATGGGTGGATGTCCATTTCGATCTTCAGCGAATCCCGGGCTACAGAGAGATTTCCAGGCAGGGCGGCAAAATTCTGAGCATCCCCACCTCCACTCGACGATCTCCGGGCATTATCAGCGATATCGACGATACCATCGTGGAGACTTTCGCCACCGATCTGCTCATGACCGCCAGGCTCACCTTCATCAACAATTCGACCACCCGCACAGCCGTGGACGGTATGGCAGAGCTGTACAATGCCATCATCCGTTCGACCTCTGCCCTTTCTCCCGTATTCTACATCACCAGTTCGAGTTGGAGTCTTTACCATCTCTGGACGGAGTTTCTGGATCTGCAGAAATTTCCGCAGGGGCCGCTGCTGATGCAGAAAATCGGCCTGGCCAACAACAAACTGATCCGTAAGGGACACCACCACAAGATCGAAAAGATCGAAACCGTCCTTCGGATGACGAAGGATCTTCCCTTTTTTCTCATCGGCGACAACGGGCAGGCCGACCGGCAGATCTACTTCGACATCGCCAGCCGTCATCCTCACCGGGTCGCCGCCGTCTGCATCCGGGTCGCCCGGGAAAAGGCGAAACCCTTTACGGCCGACTACGCAAGTATCGGGGTGCCCTATTTCGAGTTCGAGAACGGTTTTTCACTGCGGGAAAAACTGGTGGCGAAGGGATTGATTGCTGGATAG
- a CDS encoding RDD family protein, with protein MTGSRDTIQVIRTPEGVAFSLVLAGPMVRFLAWLIDGLCIWGLLSIAGGLLRVLSAFSSEAGMAFYILISFVVSIGYAILLEWFNHGQTFGKKILRLRVMDRSGLKLQFGQVVVRNLLRTVDSLPYCYLLGGIACLLNPKFQRLGDLAAHTIVVRNPKVSVPDIDRLFPDKYNSFRAYPHLVARFRQQVSPSDAALGLEALIRRDQLDPKARIDLFEQVAGFYRTIVAFPAEATNGLSDERYVRNLVDVVYRPNP; from the coding sequence ATGACCGGAAGCAGGGACACGATCCAGGTTATTCGCACGCCGGAGGGGGTGGCCTTTTCCCTGGTCCTGGCCGGACCGATGGTGCGCTTTCTTGCCTGGCTTATCGACGGCCTTTGCATATGGGGACTGCTCAGTATCGCCGGCGGCTTGCTCAGGGTCCTTTCGGCATTCAGTTCGGAAGCCGGCATGGCCTTCTACATCCTCATCAGCTTCGTCGTTTCGATCGGGTACGCCATCCTCCTGGAGTGGTTCAACCATGGCCAGACTTTCGGGAAAAAAATACTTCGCCTGCGGGTCATGGACCGCAGCGGACTCAAGCTTCAGTTTGGACAGGTGGTGGTTCGCAATCTGTTGCGCACGGTGGACAGCCTGCCCTATTGTTATCTCCTCGGCGGTATCGCCTGCCTGCTAAATCCCAAATTTCAACGCCTCGGGGATCTTGCAGCCCACACCATCGTCGTTCGCAATCCAAAGGTCAGCGTACCCGATATAGACCGGCTGTTCCCCGACAAGTACAATTCCTTTCGCGCCTACCCCCATCTGGTTGCCCGGTTTCGCCAGCAGGTCTCCCCCTCGGACGCCGCCCTCGGACTCGAGGCGCTGATACGCCGCGACCAGCTGGATCCAAAGGCGCGCATCGATCTTTTCGAACAGGTGGCCGGTTTCTACCGAACCATAGTCGCTTTTCCTGCCGAGGCGACCAACGGCCTCAGTGACGAAAGGTATGTGCGCAACCTGGTGGACGTCGTTTATCGTCCCAACCCATAA
- a CDS encoding MoxR family ATPase — MEIEKLQEILGRIREETAKVIIGQEEVVELALATILAGQHALFEGVPGIGKTLLVRTLARILGDGFGRIQFTPDLMPADITGTHVFNLKTQEFSLVQGPVFTGFLLADEINRAPAKTQSALLQSMQERTVSIDRKTYRLSPNFTVFATQNPIEFEGTYPLPEAQKDRFMVKIAMQGPSLEEEQRLARSMLGEKTPEQVLSSGDVQRLIDAETLPAMRAALRQVHIKDELVDYIVNIVRATRNDPRILVGGGPRATQSLILGARAMAVIAGRDFSTPEDIKRLAVPVLEHRLVLRPEYEIEGLTPDEVVSSLLEGVTVPR, encoded by the coding sequence GAGATTCTGGGGCGCATCAGGGAAGAAACGGCCAAGGTCATCATCGGGCAGGAGGAGGTCGTCGAGCTGGCTTTGGCAACCATCCTTGCGGGACAGCATGCTCTGTTCGAGGGGGTGCCCGGCATCGGCAAGACCCTGCTGGTTCGCACTTTGGCGAGGATTCTCGGCGACGGATTCGGCCGCATTCAGTTCACCCCCGACCTGATGCCGGCCGATATTACCGGAACCCATGTATTCAACCTGAAAACCCAGGAGTTCAGCCTGGTCCAGGGTCCTGTTTTTACCGGATTCCTCCTGGCCGACGAAATCAATCGCGCCCCGGCGAAGACCCAGTCGGCCCTGCTGCAGTCGATGCAGGAGCGCACCGTCAGCATCGACCGCAAAACCTATCGCCTGTCGCCCAACTTCACGGTTTTCGCAACCCAGAACCCGATCGAGTTCGAAGGGACCTACCCCCTGCCCGAAGCGCAGAAGGACAGGTTCATGGTGAAGATCGCCATGCAGGGACCCAGCCTTGAGGAAGAACAACGCCTGGCGCGCTCCATGCTCGGGGAAAAGACTCCCGAGCAGGTTCTGAGCAGCGGAGATGTGCAGCGGCTGATCGATGCCGAGACCCTTCCGGCCATGCGCGCAGCCCTGCGGCAGGTACACATCAAAGACGAACTGGTTGATTACATCGTCAACATCGTTCGCGCCACCCGGAATGATCCCCGCATCCTGGTAGGCGGAGGTCCCCGCGCCACCCAATCCCTGATCCTCGGGGCACGGGCCATGGCGGTTATCGCCGGACGCGATTTCAGCACCCCGGAGGATATCAAGAGGCTGGCGGTCCCCGTTTTGGAACATCGGTTGGTGCTGCGTCCCGAGTACGAGATCGAGGGGCTGACTCCGGACGAAGTTGTCTCTTCGTTGCTGGAGGGGGTCACTGTCCCGCGATGA
- a CDS encoding DUF58 domain-containing protein encodes MMVPANRLLAVFSLSAVPCSLAWALLPVAAPFAVMIWGGLLALALVDARLAGKSLRGVGAEMPEEITLTHGREGECLLVLTGGSTGKKEVRVGLELPEQIHSSWDDFWTILPEEGASRAIPWPVLPQRRGRFSVEKCHLQIRSSLGFWHWQEVRHLKSEIKVYPNLFPEKKRLAALFLNRGSLGLHLHRQVGKGREFEKLREYLPGDSLNDIHWRGTAKRGHLVTKQYQIERTQEIYVVIDSSRLNARDSGNGQSMLERYITAALMLNLVARQQGDLFGLAAFSDRVHQFVTARSGLEHFRTCQDALINLQARSHNPDYGELAGFLSLRLRRRALLLFLTCLDEPALAERFEKEMALVSRRHLLLVNMIKPSAATPLFSTDDVDSSEGVCRHLAGHLVWQSLRELGRNLKMQGVDFHLLDEERLSTDLVSQYINVKRRQLL; translated from the coding sequence ATGATGGTTCCAGCCAACAGGCTCCTGGCGGTTTTCTCGCTTTCTGCCGTACCCTGCAGTCTGGCCTGGGCCCTGCTGCCTGTTGCCGCCCCCTTTGCCGTGATGATTTGGGGGGGGCTTCTGGCGCTCGCGCTGGTCGATGCCAGGCTGGCCGGCAAATCCCTGAGAGGGGTCGGCGCGGAGATGCCCGAAGAGATCACTCTCACCCACGGCCGGGAGGGTGAATGCCTGTTGGTTTTGACGGGCGGCAGCACCGGAAAGAAGGAGGTGCGCGTCGGTCTCGAGCTGCCGGAACAGATCCACTCATCGTGGGACGACTTTTGGACCATTCTGCCGGAAGAAGGTGCCAGTCGAGCTATCCCGTGGCCGGTGCTGCCGCAGCGAAGGGGACGTTTTTCCGTCGAAAAATGCCATCTCCAGATCCGTTCTTCCCTCGGCTTCTGGCATTGGCAGGAGGTCCGGCACCTGAAGTCGGAGATCAAGGTTTATCCGAACCTGTTCCCGGAGAAGAAACGGCTGGCTGCCCTTTTCCTGAATCGCGGTTCCCTCGGTTTGCACCTGCACCGCCAGGTCGGCAAGGGGCGCGAATTCGAGAAGCTGCGGGAATACCTGCCGGGTGACAGCCTCAACGACATTCATTGGCGGGGGACAGCCAAGCGTGGTCACCTGGTGACTAAGCAGTACCAGATCGAGCGCACCCAGGAGATCTATGTCGTCATCGACTCCTCCCGGCTGAATGCACGCGACAGCGGCAACGGCCAGTCAATGCTCGAGCGCTATATCACTGCCGCCCTGATGCTGAACCTGGTGGCCCGGCAGCAGGGCGATCTTTTCGGGCTGGCTGCCTTCAGCGACCGGGTGCATCAGTTCGTCACGGCCCGATCCGGCCTGGAACATTTTCGAACCTGTCAGGACGCATTGATAAACCTGCAGGCCCGGAGCCACAATCCGGACTATGGTGAACTGGCCGGATTTCTCAGCCTGCGCCTGCGCCGGAGAGCTTTGCTCCTCTTCCTCACCTGTCTCGACGAACCGGCCCTGGCCGAGCGCTTCGAAAAAGAGATGGCCCTGGTCAGCAGGCGTCATCTGCTCCTGGTCAACATGATCAAGCCGTCCGCCGCCACTCCCCTGTTCAGCACTGACGACGTCGACTCCAGCGAGGGTGTCTGCCGGCATCTGGCCGGTCACCTGGTCTGGCAGAGCCTGAGAGAACTCGGCCGCAACCTCAAAATGCAGGGGGTCGACTTCCATCTCCTGGATGAAGAACGGCTCAGTACCGATCTGGTCTCGCAATACATCAATGTCAAGCGGAGGCAGCTGCTTTGA
- the nspC gene encoding carboxynorspermidine decarboxylase has translation MTGIDIPKILELAPSPSYVVDLGRIRHNLAILDEVQKRSGAKILMALKAFAMWPIFPLIGETLLGVCASSPWEARLGREEFRREVHSFAAAFKESDIVELLAISNHLVFNSFAQLERFRPLWEKEQGRVSIGLRINPEHSEGHTPLYDPCAPCSRLGIPRREFDGKSLAGIEGLHFHTLCEQLFEPLARTAKVVEEKFGEFLPRMKWLNLGGGHHITRAGYDIDGLVELIRYFQEKYGVQVYLEPGEAIVIGTGLLIGEVLDVVHNQIPTAILDVSATCHMPDVLEMPYRPEIYGGFDPGEKGYTYRLGGPSCLAGDIIGDWSFEQPLAAGDRLAFLDMAHYTMVKTTTFNGIQHPAICTFEPETGELEVLRRFGYEDFKQRLG, from the coding sequence ATGACCGGTATCGACATTCCGAAAATCCTGGAGCTCGCCCCCTCCCCATCCTACGTGGTCGACCTCGGCCGCATCCGCCACAACCTGGCGATCCTGGACGAGGTGCAAAAACGGAGCGGGGCGAAGATCCTGATGGCGCTCAAGGCCTTCGCGATGTGGCCGATCTTCCCGCTGATCGGCGAAACCCTGCTTGGGGTCTGCGCCAGTTCGCCCTGGGAGGCACGCCTGGGCCGGGAGGAGTTCCGCCGCGAGGTGCACAGCTTCGCCGCCGCCTTCAAAGAGAGCGATATCGTCGAGTTGCTGGCCATCTCCAACCATCTGGTTTTCAACTCCTTCGCCCAACTGGAGCGCTTCCGGCCTCTCTGGGAAAAGGAACAGGGACGGGTCTCCATCGGCCTGCGGATCAACCCGGAACATTCGGAAGGCCACACTCCCCTCTACGACCCCTGCGCGCCCTGCTCCCGGCTCGGCATTCCCCGCCGGGAGTTCGATGGAAAATCTCTGGCCGGGATCGAGGGCCTGCATTTTCACACCCTGTGCGAGCAGCTTTTCGAACCGCTGGCGCGGACGGCCAAGGTGGTCGAGGAAAAGTTCGGGGAATTTCTGCCGCGCATGAAGTGGCTCAATCTCGGCGGCGGCCATCACATCACACGGGCAGGATACGACATCGACGGCCTGGTGGAACTGATCCGCTACTTCCAGGAGAAATACGGCGTGCAGGTCTACCTCGAGCCGGGCGAAGCCATCGTCATCGGCACCGGCCTGCTGATCGGCGAAGTGCTGGACGTGGTTCACAATCAGATCCCCACCGCCATCCTCGACGTTTCGGCCACCTGTCACATGCCGGATGTGCTGGAAATGCCCTATCGACCGGAGATCTACGGCGGATTCGATCCAGGGGAAAAAGGTTACACCTATCGCCTCGGCGGGCCCTCCTGTCTGGCCGGAGACATCATCGGCGATTGGTCTTTCGAGCAGCCCCTCGCCGCCGGCGACCGGCTGGCCTTTCTTGACATGGCCCACTACACCATGGTCAAGACCACGACCTTCAACGGCATCCAGCACCCCGCCATCTGCACCTTCGAGCCGGAGACGGGGGAGCTCGAGGTGCTGAGAAGGTTTGGTTACGAGGACTTTAAACAGCGGTTGGGATAA
- a CDS encoding stage II sporulation protein M, which yields MIIDLERFVGEERPFWREFETMLDLIDKDPGQKRSLEEVKRFHYLYQRTSSGLARLQGLARDDEIRRYLDSLVARAFGEIHEVRHRRHRLYPLKWFFRSFPSTFRRHRHGFQAALLITLIGCAFGVFALAIDPASKEVLLPFDHLLGNPSERVAAEETRLPIQIGEGKSAFASQLMTHNTRVAIFAMSLGITWGIGTMVLLFYNGVILGAVFFDYIRAGETEFLLGWLLPHGVVEIPAILIAGQAGLVLARTLFDRQSGLPLGERLRGQTHDLMTLIGGVAVLLVFAGLVESFFSQYHEPVLPYPLKIGFGLVELTALCLLLARGGKSADRIQLGGNSQ from the coding sequence TTGATTATCGATCTTGAACGCTTCGTCGGCGAAGAGCGCCCCTTCTGGCGGGAGTTTGAAACCATGCTTGACCTTATCGACAAGGACCCGGGGCAGAAAAGAAGCCTTGAGGAGGTCAAGCGTTTCCACTACCTCTATCAGCGCACCTCTTCAGGGCTGGCGCGTCTGCAGGGCCTCGCCCGGGACGATGAGATCAGGCGCTATCTGGACTCCCTGGTGGCGCGCGCTTTCGGCGAAATCCATGAGGTCAGACACCGTCGGCACCGGCTTTATCCCTTAAAATGGTTTTTCCGCAGTTTCCCGAGCACCTTCCGTCGTCATCGCCATGGTTTCCAGGCTGCGCTGCTGATCACCCTGATCGGCTGCGCATTCGGCGTTTTTGCCCTGGCAATCGATCCGGCCAGCAAAGAGGTGCTGCTCCCCTTCGATCATCTGCTGGGCAACCCTTCGGAGCGGGTTGCCGCCGAGGAGACCAGACTGCCGATACAGATCGGCGAGGGGAAATCGGCCTTTGCCAGCCAGTTGATGACCCACAATACAAGGGTCGCCATCTTCGCCATGTCGCTGGGCATCACTTGGGGCATCGGCACAATGGTCCTCTTGTTCTACAACGGGGTGATACTCGGAGCCGTTTTTTTCGACTATATCCGTGCCGGGGAAACGGAGTTTCTGCTTGGCTGGCTTCTGCCCCACGGTGTCGTGGAGATTCCCGCCATTCTCATTGCCGGCCAGGCCGGACTGGTATTGGCCAGGACTCTATTCGACCGCCAGAGCGGCCTGCCCCTCGGTGAGAGGCTGCGTGGACAAACGCATGATCTGATGACCCTGATCGGGGGAGTGGCGGTATTGCTCGTTTTTGCCGGCCTGGTCGAAAGCTTTTTCTCCCAATACCATGAGCCTGTTCTGCCCTATCCGCTCAAAATCGGTTTCGGCCTGGTCGAGCTGACCGCCCTGTGTCTCCTTTTAGCCCGGGGAGGCAAATCGGCGGACAGAATACAGCTGGGAGGGAACTCTCAATGA
- a CDS encoding saccharopine dehydrogenase family protein — protein sequence MSKVLIIGAGGVGRVVVHKCAQAKEVFTDITLASRTKSKCDAIAAEIPDFPIRTARVDADNVPELVALIRQEQPSLVINVALPYQDLTIMDACLETGVDYLDTANYEPLDTAKFEYSWQWAYHDRFKEKGLMALLGSGFDPGVTNVYTALAAKKYLDEVQEIDIIDANAGSHGQPFATNFNPEINIREVTAPCRHWENGQWVETAPLSTKQSFDFPEGIGSMNIYRMYHEEMESLVKHIPTIKKAQFWMTFSDNYLKHLEVLQNVGMTRIDEVEFQGQKIVPLQFLKAVLPDPGSLGPLTKGRTCIGVIARGIKDGKRKQVYIYNICDHEACFREVNSQAISYTTGVPAVVGAMMMLTGQWRGEGVYNMEQFDPEPFLETLGKMGLPTEVIDGGEWPEL from the coding sequence ATGAGCAAGGTGCTGATCATCGGAGCAGGCGGCGTCGGCCGTGTTGTGGTACATAAATGCGCTCAGGCGAAAGAGGTGTTTACGGACATCACCCTGGCCTCCCGAACCAAGTCCAAATGCGACGCCATCGCCGCGGAGATTCCCGATTTCCCCATCAGGACCGCCCGCGTGGACGCCGACAATGTTCCCGAGCTGGTGGCCCTGATCCGCCAGGAGCAGCCCTCCCTGGTCATTAACGTCGCCCTGCCCTACCAGGACCTGACCATCATGGACGCCTGCCTGGAGACCGGCGTCGACTACCTCGACACCGCCAATTACGAGCCGCTGGACACCGCCAAGTTCGAATACAGCTGGCAGTGGGCCTATCATGACCGGTTCAAGGAAAAGGGTCTGATGGCCCTGCTGGGCAGCGGCTTCGATCCGGGCGTAACCAACGTCTATACCGCCCTGGCGGCGAAAAAGTACCTCGACGAGGTGCAGGAGATCGACATCATCGACGCCAACGCCGGCAGCCACGGCCAGCCCTTCGCCACCAACTTCAACCCGGAGATCAATATCCGCGAGGTGACCGCCCCCTGCCGTCACTGGGAAAACGGCCAGTGGGTCGAGACTGCTCCGCTCAGCACCAAACAGAGCTTCGATTTTCCGGAAGGGATCGGGTCGATGAACATCTACCGCATGTACCACGAGGAGATGGAATCGCTGGTCAAGCACATCCCGACCATCAAGAAGGCCCAGTTCTGGATGACTTTTTCCGACAACTACCTGAAGCATCTGGAGGTGCTGCAGAACGTCGGCATGACCCGCATCGACGAGGTCGAATTCCAGGGACAGAAGATTGTCCCCCTGCAGTTCCTGAAGGCGGTCCTGCCCGACCCCGGCAGCCTCGGCCCCCTCACCAAGGGCCGCACCTGCATCGGCGTCATCGCCCGGGGCATCAAGGACGGCAAGCGCAAGCAGGTCTACATCTACAACATCTGCGACCACGAAGCCTGCTTCCGGGAGGTCAACTCCCAGGCCATCAGCTACACCACCGGCGTTCCGGCCGTGGTCGGCGCGATGATGATGTTGACCGGCCAATGGCGCGGCGAAGGGGTCTACAACATGGAGCAGTTCGATCCCGAACCCTTCCTCGAAACCCTCGGCAAGATGGGCCTGCCGACGGAAGTCATTGACGGCGGGGAGTGGCCGGAGTTGTGA
- the proC gene encoding pyrroline-5-carboxylate reductase produces the protein MTPISKIGFLGGGNMGEALIKGLTREGVVPAENILVAEPVESRRNVLKEKYGVRTESEASAVVGRCDLVVLAIKPQIVGQVLPQVANVFNDAKLLISIAAGVTTEILEKHFSGSPRIVRAMPNTPALVAGGATALCPGRFASPDDLDAARRLFEPVGMVRVVAEEQMDAVTGLSGSGPAYVYTVIEAMAAGGILEGLPQDAALALAAQTVLGAARMVIESGEHPAVLRDKVCSPGGTTIAGMKALEENGLRSALMSAVSNAARRSRELGKK, from the coding sequence ATGACGCCCATCAGCAAGATCGGTTTCCTCGGTGGAGGCAATATGGGTGAAGCCCTGATTAAAGGGCTTACCAGGGAAGGGGTGGTTCCGGCCGAAAACATTCTGGTTGCCGAACCCGTCGAGTCGCGGCGGAACGTGCTGAAAGAAAAGTATGGGGTGCGGACCGAATCGGAAGCCTCGGCAGTGGTCGGTCGCTGCGATCTCGTGGTGCTGGCCATCAAGCCGCAGATTGTCGGCCAGGTCCTGCCGCAGGTGGCCAACGTTTTCAATGATGCCAAGCTGCTGATTTCCATTGCCGCAGGGGTAACGACCGAGATTCTGGAAAAGCACTTTTCCGGCAGCCCGCGGATCGTGCGGGCCATGCCCAACACCCCGGCCCTGGTCGCCGGCGGTGCCACCGCCCTCTGCCCCGGACGCTTCGCCTCCCCGGACGATCTTGACGCCGCCCGCCGCCTGTTCGAGCCGGTCGGCATGGTGCGGGTGGTGGCCGAGGAGCAGATGGATGCGGTCACCGGTCTTTCCGGCTCCGGCCCGGCCTATGTCTACACCGTTATCGAAGCCATGGCCGCCGGAGGTATTCTGGAAGGCCTGCCCCAGGATGCGGCCCTGGCTCTCGCCGCCCAGACGGTACTGGGCGCCGCCCGCATGGTCATTGAAAGCGGCGAACATCCGGCGGTTTTGCGGGACAAAGTCTGCTCCCCGGGGGGGACGACCATCGCCGGCATGAAGGCCCTGGAGGAGAACGGCCTGCGCTCGGCCCTGATGAGTGCCGTTTCGAACGCCGCCAGACGGTCCCGGGAGTTGGGGAAGAAATAG
- a CDS encoding XRE family transcriptional regulator yields MKIGERLRKLRMANSLTQEELASRADLTKGYISQLENDGTSPSINTLRDILDVLGVSISEFFAETRETQVVFGKDSLVIANDENGIRVELLVPGAQNRTMDPALVTLQAGEKMEEQSFHEGEEFGFVISGKIGLTLDDKDYIVRRNECFFFTSDRRHAVRNAGRVPAKILWVVTPPTFEYKGK; encoded by the coding sequence GTGAAGATAGGTGAAAGACTGAGAAAACTGCGCATGGCCAATTCCCTCACCCAGGAGGAGCTGGCCAGCCGGGCAGACCTGACTAAAGGTTATATTTCTCAGCTGGAAAATGACGGCACCTCCCCCTCCATCAATACCTTGAGGGATATTCTGGATGTTCTGGGGGTTTCCATTTCGGAGTTTTTTGCCGAAACGCGCGAAACCCAGGTCGTATTCGGCAAGGACTCTTTGGTGATTGCCAACGATGAAAACGGCATCCGGGTGGAACTTCTGGTTCCCGGAGCTCAGAACCGGACCATGGACCCGGCACTGGTCACATTGCAGGCCGGGGAAAAAATGGAGGAGCAGTCCTTTCACGAAGGGGAGGAGTTCGGCTTTGTCATCAGCGGAAAGATTGGACTGACCCTTGACGACAAGGATTACATCGTCCGCAGGAATGAGTGCTTTTTCTTTACCTCCGACCGTCGCCACGCGGTCAGAAATGCCGGCAGGGTGCCGGCGAAAATACTCTGGGTGGTGACTCCGCCCACATTCGAATACAAAGGAAAGTGA
- a CDS encoding diacylglycerol kinase family lipid kinase, with the protein MTAAPLVVCNLSAGSGKHELLMQAVTRRGFQLAETDHAGHGTELACQAASEGRSLILAAGGDGTIHEVASGILKSGNSATLGILPLGTGNDLCRSLGIDNDIDAALQVIDAGREVDIDVGRLRTGGEEHLFFNVSACGFGGEVDKNLEEDEKKSWKTLSYLKSGLAALTKIEAFQVEVQNDEDKISALALNVVLGNGRYAAAGIPVAPRALLTDGKLDLVLYLGEGLGDQILNSRLILKGEQDRSDTVLTLRSETFDLKFSRPLAINYDGELHDRDVEDIRYSIHSRRLRVIVGRNFIG; encoded by the coding sequence ATGACAGCCGCTCCCCTGGTTGTTTGCAACCTTTCTGCCGGCAGCGGAAAACATGAGCTGCTCATGCAGGCCGTGACACGTCGCGGCTTTCAGTTGGCCGAAACCGATCATGCAGGACATGGGACGGAGCTCGCCTGCCAGGCGGCTTCCGAGGGAAGGTCGTTGATTCTGGCGGCGGGCGGAGACGGCACCATCCACGAGGTCGCCAGCGGAATCCTCAAATCGGGAAATTCCGCAACCCTTGGCATCCTCCCTCTGGGCACGGGCAACGACCTGTGTCGCAGTCTCGGAATCGATAACGACATCGATGCTGCCCTTCAAGTGATCGATGCCGGGCGGGAGGTGGATATCGACGTCGGCCGGTTGAGAACCGGCGGTGAGGAACACCTGTTTTTCAATGTATCCGCCTGCGGTTTTGGCGGCGAGGTCGATAAAAATCTGGAGGAGGACGAAAAAAAAAGCTGGAAAACCCTTTCCTACCTCAAATCCGGGCTTGCGGCCCTCACAAAGATCGAAGCCTTCCAGGTTGAAGTGCAGAACGACGAGGACAAAATCAGTGCCCTGGCTCTGAACGTGGTCCTCGGCAACGGCAGATATGCGGCTGCAGGAATTCCGGTCGCTCCCCGGGCTCTTTTGACCGATGGAAAACTCGATCTGGTGCTTTATCTGGGGGAGGGTTTGGGCGATCAGATTTTAAATTCCAGGCTGATTCTGAAGGGTGAACAGGACCGTTCCGATACAGTGCTGACGCTTCGCTCCGAGACCTTTGACCTGAAATTTTCCCGGCCCCTCGCAATAAATTATGACGGCGAACTCCATGACAGGGACGTTGAAGATATCCGCTACTCGATTCATTCCAGACGCTTGAGGGTTATCGTTGGCAGAAATTTTATCGGATGA